From the genome of Pectobacterium atrosepticum:
GACAAAGGCTACATCAATGTCGATAAATTCCAGAACACCACCGTTTCTGGCATTTATGCTGTCGGCGATAACACAGGTGCCGTCGAACTAACGCCGGTTGCTGTTGCGGCGGGGCGTCGTTTATCCGAGCGTTTGTTTAACAACAAGCCGGACGAACATCTGGACTACAGTAATATCCCAACCGTCGTCTTCAGTCACCCGCCGATTGGCACAGTCGGGCTGACCGAACCGCAGGCGCGTGAACAGTACGGCGACGATCAGGTGAAAGTGTATAAATCCGCCTTCACCGCGATGTACACCGCCGTGACGCAGCACCGTCAGCCGTGTCGTATGAAGCTGGTCTGCGTGGGTAAAGAAGAAAAAATCGTCGGCATCCACGGTATCGGCTTTGGTATGGATGAAATGCTGCAAGGCTTCGCGGTCGCCGTCAAAATGGGCGCTACCAAAAAAGACTTCGACAACACTGTCGCCATCCACCCGACTGCCTCGGAAGAGTTTGTGACGATGCGGTAATGGTGTAGGGAAGCGGGTCTAATAGCTTTTCTGGAAGACGAAAATATGCTGGTTGAATAGTGAACTATTTAGCCGGCATTTTTTTATGCTCAGCCTAACGTGATTATCTCATTCGCTCACTTGCCAGATGATAAACGCCGCTACGTTCACGCTTGCCTACTGCTACCACAGCTATAATCAATACGTCGTCAATGACTTCATACACTAAGCGAAAGCCTGACGCCCGGAGCTTTATTTTGTAGCAATCCTTTATCCCCCGTAACTTTGCCGAAGGAATATGAGGGTTTTCGCAGCATTTTTTTAGCTTTTTGGCAAATTGCTGTTGGATGGTTTTATCGAGTTTTAGCCATTCTTTCAGCGCATCTTCCCTGAATTTGACGCTATAGCTCATAGGAAACTATCCAAATCCACGTCAACCAGCGGCTGGTTTTTTCGTTCACCGATCAATTTAACCAGTTCCTGGTCGTCCAGCGCATCCAGCATTTTTTCGTAGAGATCCGCAGGAATGCAATAAAACGCAGGCTGGTTGCGGTTCAGAATAGCGACAGGTAGGCCATCGCCAGCGTTGACTGTTGCCATCGGGTTCTTTTTCAGTTCACTGACGCTGGCACTGGTATCACTCAATATAATATTCGGCATGACAGACCTTTAATGACCGGTTAATAGGTCTTTAAACTAAGCAATAAAAGACCTGTTAACAAGTCTTTTGATGGTTTTTTATGCCTGTTCCGCATGGCTTCCTTCCCACGTGATGAAGAAAACGCTGCTTTTATCACGGCATTCACCTTAATGGTGATAATGATTATCGTTAGTGTTTTTTTTATGGTAAGTTGCGGTGAATGGGTTTGATCCCGCTGGCTTATTTTTCCTTACAAAACATACGGCTTTATCACTATGTCTTTAGCTAACCGCACAACGTCTTCAGCCTATCGGTTGTTCAATTTACGTTTAGAGAGTAAGACGCTGCTCTCGCCTTCATTAGCGCGCTGTGTATTTACTGGCCCGGAAGTGCGCCAGATGAAACTGGATGCGCCGGATCAGCGCATCAAACTGCTGTTCGCCAGTGAAAGCGGCGAATTGACGCCGATGACCGTGAGCGACACTTGGTATCAGGACTATCTGGCACTGCCGCGTGAGCGCCGTCCCATTCTGCGAACTTATACGCTGCGTTCTGTTTCTCGTGACTTACAGCAGGCAACGATCGATTTTGTGCTGCACGGTGATACTGGGCCAGCCTCAAGCTGGGCGGGTCATGCTAAGCCGGGCGATGCCCTACAGATCGTCGCGCCCAACGCGGAAGCCGATGGCGCCAGCGGTGGCTATGAGTGGGCACCGCATGATGGCGTTGAGCAGGTGCTGCTGATTGCGGATGAAACAGCGCTGCCAGCAGCAATGGGAATTCTTGAACAACTGGCTACCCAGCCTTCTCCGCCGTCGGTGCAGGCCTTTTTTGAAGTGCCAAAAGCGGCGGACTGCGTGACGCCTAGTGACTTCCCTTTTGCGCAGATTCACTGGCTACCGCGTGAGGAAACCGGCAGCACAATATGGGGAGAACGCCTGCTGTATGCGGTGCAACAAGACGTGAAAATCCCCGCTAGCGCCTGTATCAACCGTGATGATATTGCACAGGAGACGCCCGAAGACGAGCTACTGTGGGAGCGCGCAACGGCGCACCGTCCGTTCTATGCTTGGGTGGCGGGAGAATCATCGGCCATCAAACGACTACGCCGCTATCTGCTCGACGAACGTCACCTCGATAAAGAGACGATCAACTTTATGGCTTACTGGTCACATCGCTAATAGAAAACGTCAGGAGGGGTATTCCCTCCTGCGTCTATTTCCCCATCATCTCTGCTAATTGCTGTTCATCCGGCAGCCCGACCACCTGCTGTAGTTCATCTTTATCGTTCAGGTAATAGATGGCTGGCGTAACGTTCGCACCCAGTTCATCCATCAGCCGCTGATTAAGCTGAATGTTATTCCAGATGTCGCGTGAAGCGCTTTCAGGGAACGGGG
Proteins encoded in this window:
- a CDS encoding type II toxin-antitoxin system RelE/ParE family toxin; translation: MSYSVKFREDALKEWLKLDKTIQQQFAKKLKKCCENPHIPSAKLRGIKDCYKIKLRASGFRLVYEVIDDVLIIAVVAVGKRERSGVYHLASERMR
- a CDS encoding type II toxin-antitoxin system Phd/YefM family antitoxin; this translates as MPNIILSDTSASVSELKKNPMATVNAGDGLPVAILNRNQPAFYCIPADLYEKMLDALDDQELVKLIGERKNQPLVDVDLDSFL
- a CDS encoding siderophore-interacting protein → MSLANRTTSSAYRLFNLRLESKTLLSPSLARCVFTGPEVRQMKLDAPDQRIKLLFASESGELTPMTVSDTWYQDYLALPRERRPILRTYTLRSVSRDLQQATIDFVLHGDTGPASSWAGHAKPGDALQIVAPNAEADGASGGYEWAPHDGVEQVLLIADETALPAAMGILEQLATQPSPPSVQAFFEVPKAADCVTPSDFPFAQIHWLPREETGSTIWGERLLYAVQQDVKIPASACINRDDIAQETPEDELLWERATAHRPFYAWVAGESSAIKRLRRYLLDERHLDKETINFMAYWSHR